In Bacillota bacterium, the following are encoded in one genomic region:
- a CDS encoding cytochrome c biogenesis protein codes for MFAKWFLGIWMTVVVLAAFTWAPASADLGQISRIIFFHIPTAWVSVLAFLACMIYSIRYLQRRDIEDDRAAAFSAELGLLFSLIATVSGSIFAKSTWGSYWNWDPRETSILVLLLIYAAYFALRSAVDERERRGALAAVYAVLAFVTVPVLVFVVPRLPAVQSLHPTDSVVTSGGKLNMDGRMFVVFLASLAGFTGLAAWVLRLRIRAARAFDRIVKE; via the coding sequence ATGTTCGCCAAGTGGTTTCTCGGGATCTGGATGACCGTCGTGGTGCTCGCAGCTTTCACATGGGCGCCCGCTTCTGCGGACCTCGGCCAGATATCCAGGATCATCTTCTTCCACATTCCGACCGCGTGGGTGTCGGTCCTAGCCTTCCTCGCGTGTATGATCTACAGCATCAGGTACCTACAGAGACGCGACATCGAGGACGACCGCGCGGCCGCGTTCTCCGCCGAATTGGGACTTCTCTTCAGCCTGATTGCGACTGTGAGTGGGTCCATATTCGCCAAGTCCACGTGGGGATCATACTGGAACTGGGATCCACGCGAGACCTCCATTCTCGTTTTGCTTCTCATCTACGCGGCGTACTTCGCACTCCGAAGCGCAGTTGATGAGCGGGAACGCCGGGGCGCGCTCGCCGCCGTCTACGCAGTGCTCGCATTCGTCACTGTCCCGGTACTTGTGTTCGTCGTCCCACGCTTGCCTGCTGTCCAGTCTCTGCACCCGACCGATTCTGTAGTGACGTCAGGCGGGAAGCTCAACATGGACGGGCGCATGTTCGTGGTGTTTCTTGCTTCTCTCGCAGGCTTCACCGGTCTGGCAGCCTGGGTGTTGAGGCTCAGGATCCGTGCCGCCCGGGCCTTCGACCGAATCGTCAAGGAGG